The following are from one region of the bacterium genome:
- a CDS encoding phosphate ABC transporter ATP-binding protein, which yields MESRPHVSVRSLNVFYGNEHALKNITVDIPEKQITAIIGPSGCGKTTLLRSFNRLVDSGDGVKVFGQVLVHGEDILDPKMEVTEVRKKMGLLSQKPYPLPMSIYDNVAFGPRIHGIKDKKRLDAIVEHYLRELSLWDEVKDRLHGPASRLSVGQQQRLCLARGLAVEPEIILGDEPTSALDPKSSQHIERRFLALKEKYTIVIVTHILRQARRLADYVLFLYFGELIEHGPARDIFENPREPMTREYIMGTIS from the coding sequence ATGGAATCAAGACCCCATGTAAGTGTGCGCAGTCTCAATGTGTTCTACGGCAATGAGCATGCCTTGAAAAATATCACCGTTGATATCCCTGAAAAACAGATAACCGCCATTATCGGCCCCTCCGGCTGCGGCAAGACTACGCTCCTGCGGTCCTTCAACCGTCTGGTGGATTCCGGGGATGGGGTCAAAGTGTTCGGTCAGGTTCTGGTACATGGAGAGGATATCCTCGATCCGAAAATGGAAGTAACCGAGGTCAGGAAAAAGATGGGGCTCCTCTCTCAAAAACCCTATCCCCTGCCGATGTCAATCTACGACAATGTCGCCTTCGGCCCGCGGATACATGGGATAAAAGATAAAAAGAGGCTGGATGCAATTGTCGAGCATTATCTCAGGGAATTAAGCCTCTGGGATGAAGTCAAGGACAGGCTGCATGGACCGGCCTCAAGGCTTTCAGTTGGCCAGCAGCAGAGACTCTGCCTGGCCAGGGGACTGGCTGTCGAGCCGGAAATCATCCTCGGCGACGAACCAACCTCGGCCCTCGACCCCAAATCGAGCCAGCACATCGAGCGCAGATTTCTTGCTCTCAAGGAAAAATACACCATTGTCATCGTCACCCATATTCTGCGCCAGGCCAGAAGACTGGCTGACTATGTACTCTTTCTCTACTTCGGTGAGCTCATAGAGCATGGACCTGCCAGGGATATCTTCGAAAACCCGCGGGAGCCGATGACCAGAGAGTACATCATGGGGACTATCAGTTGA
- the pstC gene encoding phosphate ABC transporter permease subunit PstC — translation MDTSYTFSQPIPDQQAELVGLHGKRLIKDKLAAASMLLLTICSSLVVFFIALQLYQRSRPILAMKRLTELLLSTSWHPLRGEFGFLPFIMGTLWVTGVAVTIAVPLCLLTSIYLSEYAPRAVRDWTRPLIDLLAGIPSVVFGLWGILVIVPLIKNHLAPAFGTFSTGYSVLAAGMVLAIMIFPVIIHVSVEVFRSIPHEMREASLTLGATRWQTIKHVVLRKALPGVIAAIVLGLSRAFGETMAVLMVAGNVARVPSSFLGPAYPLPALIANSYGEMMSIPLYDSALLLASLILLLIVLLFNVLSRIILMRVERSIQ, via the coding sequence ATGGATACATCCTACACCTTTTCTCAACCGATACCTGATCAGCAGGCAGAGCTGGTGGGCCTGCATGGCAAAAGGCTGATCAAAGATAAGCTGGCCGCCGCCTCGATGCTGCTTCTGACCATCTGTTCGAGTCTGGTGGTGTTTTTCATAGCCCTTCAGCTCTACCAGAGATCACGGCCGATCCTGGCCATGAAGAGGCTGACCGAATTGCTCTTATCGACCTCCTGGCACCCTTTGCGGGGAGAGTTCGGCTTTCTCCCGTTCATCATGGGCACCCTCTGGGTAACGGGGGTGGCCGTGACGATCGCCGTACCCTTGTGCCTTCTGACCTCGATCTACCTGTCCGAGTACGCTCCCAGGGCAGTGCGGGATTGGACCAGGCCGCTCATCGACCTTTTGGCCGGAATTCCATCCGTGGTCTTCGGGCTCTGGGGTATCCTGGTTATCGTGCCGCTGATTAAAAATCACCTTGCTCCGGCATTCGGGACCTTCTCGACCGGCTACAGCGTACTGGCCGCCGGTATGGTTCTGGCCATCATGATCTTTCCGGTGATCATTCACGTTTCAGTCGAGGTATTCAGATCAATACCCCACGAGATGAGAGAAGCTTCCCTGACTCTGGGAGCGACCAGGTGGCAGACCATAAAGCATGTTGTCCTGCGCAAGGCCCTGCCGGGAGTGATCGCAGCCATTGTTCTTGGCCTGTCCAGGGCTTTTGGCGAGACTATGGCCGTTCTGATGGTGGCAGGCAATGTGGCCAGAGTTCCATCATCCTTCCTTGGCCCTGCCTACCCCCTGCCGGCACTGATCGCCAACAGCTATGGCGAAATGATGTCCATCCCCCTCTACGATTCAGCGCTTCTTCTGGCATCGCTCATCCTGCTGCTGATCGTTTTGCTGTTCAATGTCCTCTCACGGATCATTCTGATGAGAGTTGAAAGGAGTATTCAATGA
- a CDS encoding DUF1385 domain-containing protein, producing MARTTTRIGGVSSRFGVGILYGSRISFATRLNNGEIATFSQDTSSRSSIYRIPFLRSLMVFRQLLLVFLLARRNLVRLSKEGLVDLQRGKRLIHGLLFLAFYLSFSYYVLPLLDNLAPVLQVGIFVVILILLIRLFFFLVLGDRSLKYHGAEHKVINTFLAGDNLILPAAMRHPRFAFRCGTTLATFFILLELLIPESAYRIFINQFGSTMGVVIFFFLLLGLAYEILSVLSRRGSGKWLSFLTTPVSKMQILTTREPSLRELEVALSAIREAVGWRPPLSDPVFFDIPDNSIQ from the coding sequence TTGGCACGTACAACAACAAGGATTGGCGGGGTTTCTTCCCGTTTCGGGGTAGGAATTCTCTATGGTTCGCGAATCTCTTTTGCCACCCGGCTCAACAATGGAGAGATTGCAACCTTCTCGCAGGATACTTCAAGCCGTTCATCTATTTACCGGATACCCTTCCTTCGTTCCCTGATGGTTTTCCGGCAACTTCTGCTTGTCTTTCTGTTAGCACGGAGAAACCTGGTACGGTTGTCAAAAGAGGGGCTGGTTGACCTGCAACGGGGAAAGCGGCTGATTCACGGCCTGTTGTTTCTGGCGTTCTATTTGAGCTTTTCGTATTATGTGCTTCCCCTGCTCGATAATCTCGCTCCCGTGCTCCAGGTGGGGATATTTGTCGTGATCCTGATTCTGCTCATCAGGCTGTTTTTCTTTCTGGTGCTCGGTGATCGGAGCCTGAAATATCATGGGGCGGAACATAAGGTCATCAATACTTTTCTGGCCGGAGATAATCTGATCTTACCCGCTGCCATGCGTCATCCCCGCTTTGCCTTCCGGTGCGGGACAACCCTGGCCACTTTTTTCATTCTGCTGGAGCTGCTGATTCCGGAATCTGCCTATCGGATATTTATCAACCAGTTTGGCTCGACCATGGGCGTTGTTATCTTTTTCTTCCTGCTCCTGGGCCTGGCGTATGAGATACTCTCTGTTCTCTCCAGAAGAGGGTCAGGCAAATGGCTTTCTTTTCTTACCACCCCTGTTTCCAAAATGCAGATACTGACTACCCGTGAGCCTTCCCTGAGAGAGCTGGAAGTAGCGCTTTCAGCCATACGAGAGGCTGTCGGCTGGCGTCCCCCCTTATCAGACCCGGTTTTTTTCGACATTCCTGATAATAGCATCCAGTAA
- a CDS encoding ABC transporter permease subunit, with the protein MSMDTGKVIDCRRIEEKIVKALMIASTLFILAILVLILATVIVKGLPTLSLAMITQAPKGGYYLGQGGGILNAILGSLSIGGGAVLLAIMISLPVVLYLNIYARESSRLTSFTRFSFDVLWGVPSIVYGAFGFAIMLYFGLRASLLGGILAVTLLILPIMSRTMDEVVRMVPEELLEVSYSLGATKLEAALKVVVRQTLPGLLTAVLIAFGRGIGDAASVMFTAGFTDYVPTSLLRPAATLPLAIFFQVGTPIPEVQGRAYASAFILTMMILAISIVTRVLTRRFTRHVLR; encoded by the coding sequence ATGAGCATGGACACAGGAAAGGTTATTGACTGCAGAAGGATAGAAGAAAAGATAGTCAAGGCTCTGATGATCGCATCTACCCTGTTCATTCTGGCAATCCTGGTGCTTATCCTGGCTACGGTGATCGTCAAGGGGCTGCCCACCTTAAGCCTGGCCATGATTACCCAGGCCCCCAAAGGCGGCTATTATCTTGGCCAGGGCGGCGGAATACTGAATGCCATCCTCGGATCCCTCTCCATCGGTGGAGGAGCGGTCCTTCTGGCCATTATGATCAGCCTGCCGGTGGTACTGTATCTCAATATCTATGCCCGGGAATCATCCCGCCTGACATCCTTTACCCGCTTTTCCTTTGACGTTTTATGGGGTGTGCCCTCAATCGTCTACGGAGCGTTCGGTTTTGCCATCATGCTGTATTTCGGGCTCAGGGCTTCGCTCCTGGGCGGAATTCTGGCGGTAACTCTCCTGATTCTGCCCATTATGAGCCGGACTATGGATGAGGTGGTCAGAATGGTGCCTGAAGAGCTTCTGGAGGTATCCTACTCCCTGGGGGCAACAAAGCTTGAAGCTGCCCTGAAGGTCGTGGTCAGGCAGACCCTGCCCGGACTTTTGACCGCTGTTCTGATCGCTTTCGGAAGAGGCATCGGGGATGCCGCCTCGGTCATGTTTACCGCAGGCTTCACGGATTATGTTCCCACTTCACTGCTTCGCCCGGCAGCTACTCTCCCCCTGGCCATTTTCTTTCAGGTGGGGACCCCTATCCCTGAAGTCCAGGGCCGGGCCTATGCTTCAGCCTTTATTCTGACCATGATGATTCTGGCTATCAGCATCGTTACCAGAGTGTTGACCAGGAGATTTACCAGACATGTCTTACGTTAG